A stretch of Christensenellaceae bacterium DNA encodes these proteins:
- the rimP gene encoding ribosome maturation factor RimP → MAKNVRSAVEEIARPIVESMGLIYIDTEYAKQGQDWMLTIFIDKDGGVLLEDCEQASRAIEAVLDETDPITESYCLCVSSPGLDRPLKTEGDFLRSLGKEIDIKLYKPFEGAKLFTGTLTGYTENTVTIETEENEIVFERNEIAKINLHLDI, encoded by the coding sequence ATGGCAAAAAATGTAAGATCGGCCGTCGAAGAAATCGCACGCCCGATTGTGGAAAGTATGGGACTCATTTATATTGACACGGAGTACGCAAAACAAGGGCAGGACTGGATGCTTACCATTTTTATCGATAAGGACGGCGGAGTGCTTTTGGAGGATTGCGAGCAGGCGAGCCGCGCCATCGAAGCGGTGCTCGACGAAACGGATCCGATTACGGAAAGCTACTGCTTGTGTGTTTCGTCCCCCGGGCTCGACCGTCCCTTAAAAACGGAGGGGGATTTTTTAAGGAGTTTAGGTAAGGAAATTGACATCAAGCTTTACAAGCCCTTTGAGGGAGCTAAACTTTTTACCGGAACTTTAACCGGCTATACGGAAAACACGGTGACGATCGAAACGGAAGAAAATGAGATCGTTTTTGAAAGAAATGAAATTGCAAAAATAAACTTGCATTTAGACATATAA
- the plsY gene encoding glycerol-3-phosphate acyltransferase, translating into MEIWVLILCAAIAYLLGSISFSYIFTKKIRHEDIRDKGSGNAGTTNVLRNYGWGLGLAVFAGDVLKAVVAALIGLWLAGYEGLCVAGVFAIVGHNYSCFLKFKGGKGIASTIGVLLLIQPVPTLVIFTVSIIIVACTKIMSIGSIIGLILSAVAAVAFSHGNFYQMISVLIIAALGVFSHRENINRLIHGTEHKLSFSKK; encoded by the coding sequence ATGGAGATTTGGGTGCTTATCCTTTGCGCCGCAATTGCATATTTATTGGGTTCAATATCGTTTTCCTATATTTTTACGAAAAAAATCAGACATGAGGATATTCGTGATAAAGGCAGCGGGAATGCCGGAACGACGAATGTGCTCAGGAATTATGGATGGGGACTGGGACTTGCTGTTTTTGCGGGAGACGTGCTAAAAGCGGTAGTCGCCGCCTTGATCGGTTTATGGCTGGCGGGTTATGAGGGTTTGTGCGTGGCGGGCGTATTCGCGATCGTAGGGCACAATTATTCCTGTTTTTTGAAATTTAAAGGCGGTAAGGGAATCGCGTCTACAATCGGGGTGTTGCTCCTGATCCAGCCGGTTCCGACGCTGGTAATCTTTACGGTCTCAATTATCATTGTCGCCTGTACGAAGATCATGAGTATCGGCTCGATCATCGGCCTTATCCTGAGCGCGGTCGCAGCAGTGGCCTTTTCCCATGGAAATTTTTATCAAATGATTTCGGTGTTGATTATCGCTGCGCTGGGGGTGTTCAGTCACCGCGAAAATATCAACCGGTTAATTCACGGAACAGAGCACAAATTGAGCTTTTCCAAAAAATGA
- the der gene encoding GTPase Der — translation MTKPLVAIVGRPNVGKSTFFNRITGTKLAIIEDTPGVTRDRIYADAQWLDKEFTLIDTGGIDMNTDDILLSQMRAQVEIAIDSAELILFFVDGKTGITAEDYEVAKMLRKSGKPVIVVVNKIDNPADEQNIFDFYELGLGDVLGISSSQGLGLGELLDEIMEYIGNYQTDSEEDDSLKIALVGKPNVGKSSLTNKILGYERVIVSDIPGTTRDAIDSRFERDGAWYTIIDTAGMRKRGKIDDKSIERYSVIRSLNAVRRADVVVVMIDATEGITEQDVKVAGFVDAEGKPCVIAVNKWDAVEKDTYTIEEYNKKISADLAFMPYAKRIYISAATGLRVDKLFALLHEAYEHNTARIPTGVLNDCLQDAITAVEPPATNGRRLKVFYMTQVSIKPPTFVLFVNEVPLMHFSYQRYLENYLRKTFDFSGTPIKIIIRQRNESREES, via the coding sequence ATGACAAAGCCGCTGGTAGCGATCGTAGGCAGGCCAAATGTGGGGAAATCTACATTTTTTAACAGGATAACAGGAACAAAGCTGGCGATTATCGAGGATACGCCCGGCGTTACACGCGACCGAATTTACGCGGATGCACAGTGGCTGGACAAAGAGTTTACACTGATCGATACGGGCGGGATCGATATGAATACCGACGATATTCTTCTGAGTCAGATGCGCGCGCAGGTAGAGATTGCGATTGATTCGGCTGAATTGATTTTGTTTTTTGTAGACGGAAAAACAGGTATCACCGCGGAAGATTATGAGGTCGCAAAGATGCTCAGAAAGTCCGGTAAGCCCGTCATTGTGGTTGTCAATAAAATAGATAATCCGGCGGACGAACAAAATATTTTTGATTTTTACGAACTGGGGCTGGGCGATGTGCTGGGTATTTCATCCTCGCAGGGACTGGGCCTAGGAGAGCTGCTTGATGAAATCATGGAATACATCGGCAATTATCAGACGGATAGCGAAGAGGACGACAGCTTAAAAATTGCGCTTGTAGGGAAGCCAAATGTCGGGAAATCGTCCCTGACCAATAAAATTTTGGGATATGAGCGTGTGATTGTGAGCGATATTCCGGGAACGACGCGCGATGCGATCGACTCAAGATTCGAGCGCGATGGCGCATGGTATACGATCATCGATACGGCAGGAATGCGCAAGCGCGGAAAGATTGATGATAAATCTATTGAGCGTTACAGCGTAATCCGCTCGTTAAACGCCGTCCGTCGCGCGGATGTTGTGGTGGTTATGATCGACGCGACAGAAGGGATCACAGAGCAGGATGTCAAGGTGGCGGGCTTTGTGGATGCGGAGGGCAAGCCGTGTGTGATTGCGGTCAATAAATGGGATGCGGTTGAAAAGGATACCTATACGATCGAAGAATATAACAAAAAAATATCGGCTGACCTGGCGTTTATGCCGTACGCAAAGCGCATCTATATTTCGGCCGCTACCGGATTGCGCGTTGATAAGCTGTTTGCGCTTTTGCACGAGGCATATGAACATAATACCGCGCGGATTCCGACAGGCGTGCTCAACGATTGCCTGCAGGACGCGATTACGGCTGTGGAACCGCCCGCAACCAACGGCCGCAGGCTTAAGGTGTTTTATATGACACAGGTGAGCATAAAGCCGCCGACCTTTGTATTGTTTGTCAACGAGGTGCCGTTGATGCATTTTTCTTACCAGCGTTATTTGGAGAATTATTTGCGCAAAACGTTTGACTTTAGCGGTACGCCGATTAAAATAATAATTAGGCAACGCAATGAGAGCAGGGAGGAATCGTAG
- a CDS encoding radical SAM protein codes for MGRLIATIEEGSIAAQCGLAAGDILLEINGQPIGDYIDYAYHVADENVLLLIRKQDGTEEEIEIEKEAYEELGIEFEDDGFGKKIVCRNKCVFCFVDQMPKGMRKTLYFKDDDWRMSFLMGSYITLTNLSDADIKRIAAQHISPLYVSVHAYDPTVHNMLLGNKDAQKTFDILEYFVRNGIEVHTQIVMCEGINDGTVLRETIERLYDLYPGVRSLAVVPVGLTKFRDKRYPLCAISRKNACNTIKMIERYQNRFLRDNQETRFVFPADEMYLKAGIDLPDYESYEAFEQIENGVGMVRMFMEDAKDALAGLGPLKACYRSVAMATGADFYPFLQQIAIEAERLLDMRINVYPIRNDFFGETVTVTGLLTGRDLITQLGGKVSDEVLFLSSCCFKEKEDAMLDEITLADLSRALGVSCRKIGNDGYELIRAMVKE; via the coding sequence ATGGGGCGTCTGATTGCAACAATTGAAGAAGGAAGCATTGCCGCGCAGTGCGGACTTGCGGCGGGGGATATTCTGCTTGAGATCAATGGCCAGCCCATCGGGGATTACATTGATTATGCCTATCATGTGGCAGACGAAAACGTTCTTTTATTGATCCGGAAACAGGATGGAACGGAAGAAGAAATTGAAATCGAAAAGGAAGCGTATGAAGAGCTTGGGATCGAATTCGAGGACGACGGTTTTGGCAAAAAAATAGTCTGCCGCAACAAATGCGTTTTTTGTTTTGTAGACCAAATGCCAAAAGGAATGCGCAAGACCTTGTATTTTAAAGACGACGACTGGCGCATGTCTTTTTTGATGGGAAGCTACATTACCCTTACCAACTTAAGCGATGCCGATATAAAACGTATCGCCGCACAGCATATATCGCCGTTATATGTTTCGGTGCACGCCTATGATCCTACGGTGCATAATATGCTGCTCGGCAATAAGGACGCGCAAAAAACATTTGATATTCTTGAGTACTTTGTGCGCAACGGGATAGAAGTACATACGCAGATCGTTATGTGCGAAGGGATCAATGACGGTACGGTGCTTAGGGAAACGATAGAAAGGTTATATGACTTGTATCCCGGCGTGCGCTCGCTGGCGGTTGTGCCGGTGGGACTGACAAAATTCAGGGATAAACGCTATCCGCTCTGTGCGATCAGCAGGAAAAATGCCTGCAACACGATTAAAATGATCGAACGTTATCAAAATCGTTTTTTAAGGGATAACCAAGAAACGCGGTTTGTTTTTCCGGCGGATGAGATGTATTTAAAGGCAGGTATCGACCTGCCGGATTACGAAAGCTATGAAGCGTTTGAACAGATTGAGAACGGCGTCGGAATGGTGCGGATGTTTATGGAAGACGCGAAAGATGCGCTTGCCGGTCTCGGGCCTTTAAAAGCATGTTATCGGTCGGTCGCGATGGCGACAGGGGCGGATTTTTATCCGTTTTTGCAGCAAATCGCCATTGAGGCGGAACGCTTGCTGGATATGAGGATAAACGTTTATCCGATCAGGAACGACTTTTTCGGTGAAACGGTTACTGTGACGGGATTGCTTACGGGTAGAGACCTCATTACGCAGCTTGGAGGAAAAGTCAGTGACGAGGTACTCTTTTTGAGCAGTTGCTGTTTTAAAGAAAAGGAAGATGCGATGCTGGACGAGATAACGCTTGCGGACCTTAGCAGGGCGCTGGGTGTCTCGTGCAGAAAGATCGGAAACGATGGGTACGAACTCATTCGCGCTATGGTTAAGGAATAA
- a CDS encoding serine hydroxymethyltransferase — translation MLDFSEVKKVDSEVYDSMMRELDRQEHNIELIASENFVSPAVMQAMGSHLTNKYAEGYPGKRYYGGCEFVDEIEDLARDRAKKLFGAEHANVQPHSGAQANTAVYFAMLEPGDTILGMNLSHGGHLTHGSPVNISGKYFNIVPYGVSEKDERIDYEKLAELAAEHKPKMIVAGASAYPRTIDFAKFREIADSVGAYLMVDMAHIAGLVAAGLHPNPIPYAHFTTTTTHKTLRGPRGGMILCSEEYAKAVDKAIFPGTQGGPLMHVIAAKAVSFQEALQPEFKQYQQQIVKNAAALAKTLTDNGIRLVSGGTDNHLMLVDVGKQGKTGKEVEALLDSAHITVNKNTIPFETLSPFVTSGIRIGTPAATTRNMKEAQMEIIGGLIAKMIKEGESAKDDVTRQVFALCEEFPLYK, via the coding sequence ATGCTTGATTTTTCTGAAGTAAAGAAAGTGGACAGTGAAGTATATGATTCCATGATGCGGGAACTCGATCGTCAGGAGCATAATATCGAGCTGATTGCGTCTGAGAACTTTGTTTCTCCGGCGGTGATGCAGGCGATGGGCTCACATCTTACCAATAAATACGCCGAGGGATACCCGGGCAAGCGTTATTACGGCGGATGCGAATTTGTGGACGAGATAGAGGACCTCGCGCGAGACCGTGCAAAAAAACTGTTTGGCGCAGAGCATGCAAATGTGCAGCCGCATTCGGGCGCGCAGGCAAATACGGCAGTCTATTTCGCGATGCTCGAGCCGGGCGATACGATCCTTGGTATGAACCTTTCGCATGGCGGACATCTGACGCACGGCAGTCCGGTCAATATTTCCGGAAAGTATTTTAATATTGTGCCGTACGGTGTAAGCGAAAAGGACGAAAGAATTGACTACGAAAAGCTTGCGGAGCTGGCAGCCGAGCATAAACCGAAAATGATTGTAGCGGGCGCAAGCGCATATCCGCGTACGATCGACTTTGCGAAGTTCAGGGAAATTGCGGACTCTGTCGGCGCCTATCTGATGGTAGATATGGCGCACATCGCAGGCCTTGTGGCAGCAGGGCTGCATCCGAATCCCATTCCGTATGCGCACTTCACGACGACGACGACACATAAGACGCTGCGCGGCCCACGCGGTGGTATGATCCTGTGCTCCGAAGAGTATGCGAAAGCGGTGGATAAGGCAATTTTCCCGGGCACCCAGGGTGGCCCGCTGATGCATGTGATCGCGGCCAAGGCCGTATCTTTTCAGGAGGCGCTGCAGCCTGAATTCAAGCAATATCAGCAGCAAATCGTAAAAAATGCCGCTGCGTTGGCGAAGACACTGACAGACAATGGCATCAGGCTTGTTTCGGGCGGTACAGACAATCATTTAATGCTGGTGGATGTCGGCAAGCAGGGTAAGACAGGTAAAGAAGTGGAAGCACTGCTCGATTCCGCGCATATCACCGTCAACAAGAATACGATTCCCTTTGAAACATTAAGCCCGTTTGTGACAAGCGGTATCCGCATCGGTACGCCGGCGGCAACGACGCGCAACATGAAAGAAGCGCAGATGGAGATTATTGGCGGTCTGATCGCTAAGATGATCAAAGAAGGCGAAAGCGCAAAGGACGATGTGACGAGGCAAGTGTTCGCGCTGTGCGAGGAGTTTCCGCTTTATAAATAA
- the rnc gene encoding ribonuclease 3: MDELLLELQKRIGYDFNDEEILMRALTHPSCGNVPNYERLEFLGDAVIELIISDYLFNRYGDFSEGMLTQKRADIVCSRSLAGIARTINLGEYIFLGNGEEQSGGRNKTSILENVLEALMGAIYIDGGFYAAQSVINILFFNTIKEAMSRISDHDYKSQLQEMVQKTVKQDINYLVSRQEGPPHNTTFYVRLIVGSEVICEGVGSSKKEAEQNAAKFAIANFDKIYKG, from the coding sequence ATGGATGAACTGTTGTTAGAATTACAAAAACGAATAGGATACGATTTTAACGACGAGGAGATTTTGATGCGCGCGCTGACACATCCTTCATGTGGTAATGTGCCTAATTACGAACGTCTTGAATTTCTGGGGGATGCGGTAATCGAGCTGATTATCAGCGATTATCTCTTTAACCGCTACGGTGATTTTTCGGAAGGCATGCTGACACAGAAGAGGGCGGATATTGTGTGCTCGCGGTCGCTGGCCGGCATTGCGCGCACGATCAATCTGGGAGAGTATATTTTTCTTGGCAACGGGGAGGAACAATCCGGCGGGCGCAACAAAACGTCCATTCTGGAAAATGTTCTGGAAGCGTTAATGGGCGCGATTTATATAGACGGCGGATTTTACGCCGCGCAAAGCGTCATCAATATACTGTTTTTCAATACCATCAAGGAAGCGATGTCGCGCATATCTGACCACGATTACAAATCGCAGCTTCAGGAGATGGTGCAGAAGACGGTTAAACAGGACATCAATTATCTTGTAAGCCGCCAGGAGGGACCGCCGCACAATACGACGTTCTACGTCCGACTGATTGTAGGAAGCGAAGTCATCTGCGAAGGGGTAGGAAGCTCTAAAAAAGAAGCGGAACAAAATGCAGCTAAATTTGCGATTGCAAATTTTGATAAAATTTATAAGGGGTAA
- the plsX gene encoding phosphate acyltransferase has translation MRIIIDAMGGDNAPQAIVKGAVAGINEFPDVTIVLTGDQYRIGEILSGLTYDKNRLEIVHTTQIIEMNDSPVKAMKEKPDSSMAVALKMVAEGKGEMAISAGNTGALVAGATLIVKRIPGIKRPALAPVLPTQTGEVLLIDVGANTECTPKYLQQFGVMGSIYMEKVFGMSSPKVGLINIGGEEEKGSELTKQAYQLLKNAPVNFVGNAEGRDLLSGQFDVLVCDGFTGNIVLKFVEGCAKTILGMLKGYIRESAGAKLGAVFMKGAFGKLKKKMDYTEYGGSLLLGLRGGVVKSHGSSDEKAIFNTIRNARKFISGNVVEVIKEEIAKLAEE, from the coding sequence ATGAGAATCATTATTGACGCAATGGGCGGTGACAACGCGCCGCAGGCAATCGTTAAAGGAGCGGTCGCGGGTATTAACGAGTTTCCGGACGTAACGATCGTGCTGACAGGCGACCAATACCGGATCGGGGAGATATTAAGCGGGCTTACCTATGATAAAAACCGTCTTGAGATCGTGCATACGACGCAGATTATTGAAATGAACGATTCACCGGTCAAGGCAATGAAAGAAAAACCGGATTCTTCTATGGCGGTGGCGCTTAAAATGGTGGCTGAGGGAAAAGGCGAAATGGCTATTTCCGCAGGAAATACGGGCGCGTTGGTAGCGGGAGCGACTTTGATTGTCAAGCGCATTCCAGGGATCAAACGGCCTGCGCTGGCGCCGGTGCTGCCGACGCAAACGGGCGAGGTCCTCTTGATTGACGTAGGGGCAAATACGGAATGCACGCCAAAATATTTGCAGCAATTCGGCGTTATGGGCAGTATCTATATGGAAAAGGTATTCGGTATGTCATCGCCCAAGGTAGGACTTATTAATATCGGCGGCGAGGAAGAAAAAGGCAGCGAGCTTACCAAGCAGGCATATCAATTGCTGAAGAACGCTCCGGTGAATTTTGTCGGAAACGCTGAGGGAAGGGATCTGCTTTCCGGACAATTCGACGTATTGGTATGCGACGGATTTACAGGCAATATTGTGTTGAAGTTTGTCGAAGGATGTGCAAAGACGATCCTTGGCATGCTCAAGGGCTATATCAGGGAATCGGCGGGCGCCAAGCTCGGCGCGGTCTTTATGAAAGGGGCTTTTGGAAAGCTCAAGAAAAAGATGGATTATACGGAGTACGGAGGTTCGCTTCTTTTAGGACTTCGTGGCGGCGTTGTAAAGTCGCACGGAAGCTCGGATGAAAAAGCGATCTTTAACACAATAAGGAACGCAAGAAAGTTTATTTCAGGTAATGTTGTGGAAGTAATTAAGGAAGAAATCGCCAAACTGGCCGAAGAATAA
- the rpmF gene encoding 50S ribosomal protein L32, whose amino-acid sequence MAVPKNRTSKQRKRTRRAHWKLTAPAVSQCPQCHQPKLAHRVCPTCGYYNGRLVVAPKEDAAK is encoded by the coding sequence GTGGCAGTACCAAAGAATAGGACTTCTAAACAACGTAAACGTACAAGAAGAGCGCATTGGAAGCTGACTGCTCCTGCTGTATCGCAGTGCCCGCAGTGCCATCAGCCTAAGCTGGCTCATAGAGTTTGCCCGACTTGCGGATACTACAACGGAAGACTCGTCGTAGCTCCGAAAGAGGATGCGGCTAAATAA
- the ackA gene encoding acetate kinase — protein sequence MTNVLVINAGSSSLKYQLIDMDTENVIAKGLVERIGIDHSVIKHKPAGKDNVEIETPMKDHNDAMEQVIKALTDPVHGVVSDLSSIKAVGHRVVHGGEKFSGSVLITDEVIDALKENIELAPLHNPANLMGIAACQKLMPEVPMVGVFDTAFHAKMPKKAFLYGIPYAAYTDYKVRRYGFHGTSHKYVSQRAAEILGKDIKDLKIITCHLGNGSSVAAVDGGISVDTSMGFTPLEGLVMGTRSGDLDAAIVPYLMGKLNMNVDQAINYLNKDSGVWGISGISSDFRDLWAEEEKGNERAKLALDVFNYRLKKFIGAYAAAMGGVDVLTFAGGVGENDWDVRAHAVEGLEFMGIKLDKEKNDGMRGEEMEISAADSRVKILVIPTDEEMTIAKDTYEICCK from the coding sequence ATGACAAATGTATTGGTAATTAACGCCGGAAGCTCTTCGCTGAAATATCAGCTGATCGACATGGATACGGAAAATGTTATCGCCAAAGGTCTGGTTGAGAGAATCGGCATTGACCATTCGGTGATTAAGCATAAGCCCGCCGGAAAAGATAACGTAGAGATCGAAACGCCGATGAAAGACCATAACGATGCGATGGAGCAGGTGATCAAGGCTCTTACGGATCCGGTACATGGGGTGGTTTCCGATCTTTCGAGCATTAAGGCGGTAGGACACCGCGTCGTGCATGGCGGTGAGAAATTCAGTGGTTCGGTGCTGATTACGGATGAGGTAATCGATGCGCTCAAGGAAAATATCGAGCTGGCTCCATTGCATAATCCGGCAAACCTGATGGGCATCGCTGCCTGCCAAAAGCTGATGCCGGAAGTACCGATGGTCGGCGTATTTGACACGGCGTTTCACGCAAAAATGCCGAAAAAGGCTTTCCTGTACGGTATTCCGTATGCGGCATATACAGATTACAAGGTAAGGCGTTACGGATTCCACGGCACGTCGCATAAATATGTTTCGCAAAGGGCGGCGGAAATCCTGGGAAAAGACATTAAAGATTTGAAAATCATCACCTGCCATCTTGGCAACGGTTCTTCCGTAGCGGCGGTGGACGGTGGTATTTCGGTGGACACTTCAATGGGCTTCACACCTTTAGAGGGGCTTGTGATGGGGACGCGCAGCGGCGATCTTGATGCGGCGATCGTTCCTTACCTGATGGGGAAACTCAACATGAACGTCGACCAGGCGATCAATTACCTGAACAAAGATTCCGGCGTATGGGGTATTTCGGGTATCTCGAGCGACTTCCGTGACCTCTGGGCAGAAGAGGAAAAGGGAAATGAACGCGCGAAGCTGGCGCTCGACGTGTTTAACTATAGGCTGAAAAAGTTTATTGGTGCCTATGCGGCGGCGATGGGCGGCGTCGATGTTCTGACCTTTGCCGGTGGCGTAGGCGAAAACGACTGGGACGTTCGCGCACATGCGGTGGAAGGCCTGGAGTTTATGGGAATCAAGCTGGATAAGGAGAAGAACGACGGCATGCGCGGCGAGGAGATGGAGATTTCCGCGGCGGACTCCAGAGTTAAGATCCTCGTGATCCCGACGGACGAAGAAATGACGATCGCAAAGGATACTTACGAGATCTGCTGTAAATAA
- the eutD gene encoding phosphotransacetylase has protein sequence MSLMDKIKEKAKSVSKNIVLPEGNEPRTIEAAAKIGEQGIAHVILLGDEKEIQAANTKNMDLSKATIINPATSPKLDEYAEMFYEMRKSKGITLEQAKETCKDTLYYAVMMIKNNDADGMVSGAVHSTGDTLRPALQVIKTKPGVSIVSSSFIMEHPDKKWGNDGVMVFADCAINIDPNAEELAAIAIASADTAKTLAGIDPRVAMLSFSTKNSAKHPNVDKVIEATKIAKELAPELNIDGELQADAALIEAVGQLKSPGSKVAGHANVLIFPDIQAGNIGYKLVQRLGGAEAIGPVSQGLARPVNDLSRGCSVEDIVSVVAITAVQAQSF, from the coding sequence ATGTCATTAATGGACAAGATCAAAGAAAAGGCGAAATCAGTCAGCAAAAATATCGTTCTGCCGGAGGGCAATGAACCGAGAACGATTGAAGCTGCGGCGAAGATTGGGGAACAGGGAATCGCTCATGTGATTTTGCTGGGGGATGAAAAGGAAATTCAGGCTGCCAACACAAAAAATATGGATTTATCAAAAGCCACAATCATCAATCCGGCTACTTCGCCAAAACTGGACGAATATGCGGAGATGTTTTATGAAATGCGCAAGAGTAAGGGTATCACTTTAGAGCAGGCTAAAGAGACCTGTAAGGATACCCTTTATTATGCCGTTATGATGATCAAAAATAACGATGCGGACGGTATGGTTTCGGGTGCGGTGCATTCGACGGGCGATACGCTTCGTCCGGCGCTGCAGGTCATCAAAACAAAGCCCGGCGTTTCGATCGTATCCAGCAGCTTTATTATGGAGCATCCGGATAAGAAGTGGGGAAATGACGGCGTAATGGTCTTTGCGGACTGCGCGATCAATATCGATCCCAATGCCGAGGAATTGGCGGCGATTGCGATTGCTTCGGCCGATACGGCAAAGACGCTTGCAGGCATCGATCCGCGCGTGGCGATGCTTTCGTTCTCAACAAAGAACAGCGCAAAGCATCCGAATGTTGACAAGGTGATCGAGGCGACGAAAATCGCAAAAGAACTTGCGCCGGAACTAAATATTGACGGCGAGCTGCAGGCGGACGCAGCGCTGATCGAAGCGGTCGGGCAGTTAAAAAGCCCGGGCAGCAAAGTTGCGGGGCATGCCAATGTATTGATTTTCCCTGATATTCAGGCGGGTAATATCGGCTATAAGCTGGTGCAGAGACTGGGCGGTGCTGAGGCTATCGGTCCGGTAAGTCAGGGGCTTGCCCGTCCGGTAAACGATTTATCGCGCGGCTGCAGTGTGGAAGATATTGTATCGGTTGTAGCGATTACAGCGGTACAGGCACAGTCTTTTTAA
- a CDS encoding UPF0348 protein encodes MLELPFFYATQSAEGFAHGALSILDALGCISILSFGSEAENMDDLRTVADVLSKEPAPFSSVLKERLSAGQSYPSARAQALKDFCSCVSEDVYRSPNNILGIEYLKALAQINSPIRPVHVVRHGGNHADRHLAPQYSSAASIRSEILRKGAANLKESDIPNAVRSLYTSEFVSPDAIFPYLLFRLRSMPLSEISDICEVTEGLEYKLRQAARDAQSYQQFIDIVKSKRYTQTRIQRIMLYIITGLTKQKARTLTSQSLYARVLAVKKERLGLLAELKTKSAIPVITRACEFPENPLFDLDILSSDIYALLHKKIAPGKRDFTQKFLVI; translated from the coding sequence GTGCTGGAGCTTCCGTTTTTCTATGCCACGCAAAGCGCGGAAGGATTTGCACACGGTGCGCTCAGTATACTCGATGCGCTTGGCTGTATCTCCATACTTTCTTTCGGCAGCGAAGCTGAGAATATGGATGATCTGAGAACGGTTGCAGATGTGCTTTCTAAGGAACCTGCTCCTTTTTCCTCTGTACTAAAGGAGCGGTTAAGCGCAGGCCAATCATATCCGTCAGCGCGTGCACAGGCTTTAAAGGATTTTTGTTCCTGCGTCAGCGAAGATGTCTACCGTTCCCCCAATAATATTTTAGGAATCGAATATTTAAAGGCGCTGGCGCAGATAAACAGCCCTATAAGGCCTGTGCACGTCGTCCGGCATGGCGGTAATCACGCCGACCGACATCTTGCGCCGCAATACTCGAGCGCCGCTTCCATACGGTCCGAAATCCTGCGCAAAGGCGCAGCAAACTTAAAAGAATCCGATATTCCGAATGCTGTCAGGTCGCTTTATACATCCGAGTTTGTTTCACCGGATGCGATTTTTCCATATCTGCTCTTTCGCCTTAGAAGTATGCCTCTATCCGAAATCAGCGATATTTGCGAGGTAACCGAGGGACTGGAATATAAGCTGCGGCAGGCGGCGCGCGATGCGCAATCTTATCAGCAATTTATCGATATTGTCAAAAGCAAGCGCTACACGCAGACGCGTATTCAGCGCATCATGCTATACATCATTACCGGGCTTACAAAACAAAAGGCGCGTACGCTGACGTCCCAGAGCTTGTATGCTCGTGTACTGGCCGTCAAAAAAGAGCGGCTCGGCCTCTTGGCGGAGCTGAAAACAAAATCCGCTATACCCGTTATCACCAGGGCTTGCGAATTTCCGGAAAATCCGCTTTTTGATTTGGATATTCTATCCAGCGACATCTATGCCTTGCTGCATAAAAAAATCGCGCCCGGAAAGCGCGATTTCACACAAAAATTTCTGGTTATTTAA